In Brachybacterium fresconis, the genomic stretch CGGCTGGGGGCACACCCGTCTGTTCTCCCCGTGGCAGCACAACCTCGATTCTGCCGCTCAGCGCCTCCTCGAAGCCAGCGGCTGGACCGCCCCCGACGCCGATACTTTGCCGACCGGTCACGAACTGCGCGAGCAGTACCTCGAGCCCCTCGCTCAGCTTCCTCAGCTCGCCGAGTCGATCCGCTACGACGCACGTGTCACCGCTGTCTCCCGCGCCGGCGTCGACAAGACCCGTACCGCACGCCGCGAGGAGACCCCCTTCCTCGTCCGGATCGAGACCACCGACGGGCACAGCGAAGACGTCCTTGCCTCTGCTGTCATCGATGCGTCCGGCACCTGGTCCACTCCCAACCCGCTGGGCCAGGCCGGGCTCCTCGCTCCCGGTGAACGACAGGCCCTCGCCGCGGGTCGCATCACGCCGCCACTGCCCGACGTGCAGGGCCGTGATCGCGAACGCGTCGCCGGCAAGCGCGTCATGGTGACGGGTACCGGCCACTCGGCCGCCAACACCCTGCTGGACCTCGCAGAACTGGACGCTGCCACCACGATCATCTGGGCCGCCCGCACCGCAGACCTCACTCGCGTCTACGGCGGAGGAGAGCAGGACGAACTCGCAGCACGCGGGGCACTCGGCACCCGACTGCGCACACTGGTCGACACCGGACGCATCGAAGTTCTTACCTCGTTCACCATCACCCACTTCACCGGCGAGGACGCGTTGACCGTTCACGCGGTGACCCCGGACGGGGAACGAGAGGTGAGTGTCGATGTGCTGGTCCCGGCCACCGGGTTCCGTCCCGAGCTTGGCATGCTCTCTGAGCTGCGTCTGAGCCTGGACCTGGCCGTCGAGGCGCCCGCACAGCTGGGACCGCTCATCGACCCCGAGTTCCACTCCTGCGGATCCGTCGAACCCCACGGGGAACGCGTCCTCGCCCACCCGGAGAAGAACTTCTACATCGTCGGCATGAAGAGCTACGGCCGCGCCCCCACCTTCCTCATGGCCACCGGCTACGAACAGGTCCGCTCCATCGCCGCTGCATTGGCCGGCGATCGTGACGCAGCAGACGCGGTCCACCTCGAACTGCCCGAGACCGGCGTGTGCACCACCGACCTCGGCGGCAGCTGCGACGCCCCCGCCCCAGCCGCCGACGCCTGCTGCAGCAGCCCGCAACTCATCGAGCTCTCCGCCGGCTGATGACTCCGCAGCGGGGCGGCATGTTTCCCAGTCGCTCCGCTGCAGTGCTGCCAGAAGGCGGACGTTCTGACTGCCTCAGTGGCCATCGCCGAGTTTGCCAGAAAGGCGCTCCAGGCGTTGGAAGCTAGCGCCGTCGAGGCCTAGATGCGTGCTTCCTTGCCGCGGGCGGAGTACTTGGACTGGACGGCGTCGAGGCTCGCGACGGTGGAGGCGTCCCAGATATCGGCGGCAGCGAGATCGATGATCACGATGTCCGGGTATCCGGCGTAGTCGAACTGGTCCCGTTCGCTAAGGAGTTGCGTGAGGCGAACCGTGACCCGACCTTCGCTGGTGCCATTGTTGTCTCCCCGGGCGAAGCAGGCGAGACGGACGGGGCGGTCTCCGATGAGCAGAAGAGCATGTTGGACGCGCTCCACTTGCGCAAGATCGACCTGGCCGATCGAGTTCTGGTCGGCAACCCAGGCGGTTACATCGGCGAGTCCACGAGCAGAGAGACCTCGTATGCCCACGCCAAAGGCAAGCCGGTCTCGTTCACTCATCCGGTCTGATCACTGGAGCTCCGAGGTCCACGGAGGCCTCCCATTGCCGTTGCGGCCGCGCCCGGCACTACACGTCGAACCGCGTTGCTGCCAGCGTTGCTGTCATCGCTCATTTCGAGGCGGTACGCGGAACCAGGAACGCGGCTCTGACCAGGGTGGGCCCGGCGGGGATCGAACCCGCGACCCGCGGATTAAAAGTCCGCCTGGACACGGGTAGCCAGCCAGGTCCTAGCAGGTCAGGGTACTCGCGCAGCTGGACCGAGCCCGCCGATCGCCACCGCGTTGCTGTCAGCGTTGCTGTCAT encodes the following:
- a CDS encoding NAD(P)-binding domain-containing protein; this translates as MLTTSTTSDPAVIIGAGPIGLAAAAHLYERDLPFIVLESGPAAGAAITGWGHTRLFSPWQHNLDSAAQRLLEASGWTAPDADTLPTGHELREQYLEPLAQLPQLAESIRYDARVTAVSRAGVDKTRTARREETPFLVRIETTDGHSEDVLASAVIDASGTWSTPNPLGQAGLLAPGERQALAAGRITPPLPDVQGRDRERVAGKRVMVTGTGHSAANTLLDLAELDAATTIIWAARTADLTRVYGGGEQDELAARGALGTRLRTLVDTGRIEVLTSFTITHFTGEDALTVHAVTPDGEREVSVDVLVPATGFRPELGMLSELRLSLDLAVEAPAQLGPLIDPEFHSCGSVEPHGERVLAHPEKNFYIVGMKSYGRAPTFLMATGYEQVRSIAAALAGDRDAADAVHLELPETGVCTTDLGGSCDAPAPAADACCSSPQLIELSAG